One window of Thermacetogenium phaeum DSM 12270 genomic DNA carries:
- a CDS encoding AbrB/MazE/SpoVT family DNA-binding domain-containing protein, translated as MPAAIYNKLGIQPGQKMLLEVQGDKIILSPKTTSYTELLAGSLKNVYGRTPEEVNDYIRKERETWGKTLS; from the coding sequence TTGCCTGCTGCAATTTATAATAAGCTCGGCATCCAGCCGGGACAAAAAATGTTATTAGAGGTTCAAGGGGACAAAATTATTCTTTCGCCGAAGACTACAAGTTATACGGAACTATTGGCCGGTTCATTGAAGAACGTCTATGGCCGAACTCCGGAAGAGGTCAACGATTACATCAGGAAGGAACGCGAAACATGGGGCAAGACACTTTCTTGA
- a CDS encoding sensor domain-containing diguanylate cyclase translates to MKKDQEQYHKSEQHQKSKTALICHRFFLLALIATTTGWFFSFKLHPIGKLDLQDVIIEGLTLSCILISYIYILRLKINFLQLGWSLFTLGRLIDFFDEFTSEPELFDTTLEGILVISGLTLVVVGFSRAYSSLKDEIELRKKAQDELSAIFEASPVGIIKIDDEFRIERINRAMRKILGLKEGEETLTIGTDVRTIPSVGQAGLDKLFDKYRENKTVVLETPFRSLYGRECYLEIAANPIMKNGDFRGAIIVVKDITERKRIEERINHLENIRRCVLDVMCTIIAEKNPEKLLQKACKILTQKRSYIFAWLGMTEKNTKRVIPVAKAGFEDGYLEAVKITWDEADTGMGPTGRAVKTRQPKVVRNTADDPTFEPWRFEAKKRGYASSAAIPLIYEDEVFGVLNVYSIHPNAFDDEEMELLQMLAKSLAHALHSLETEEKLRKQAIRDGLTGLYNRIYFTERIQKEVERARRYRHPLSFVMMDVNNFKEINDRYSHMEGDEVLKEVAETLLNSVREIDLSFRYGGDEFLLIIPEIEESGAQKVVERIKGKLEVLSEERKSVGKPPVELSFGIATWRPETGEKWEEVLKESDLRMYENKMRKQSPGPA, encoded by the coding sequence ATGAAAAAAGATCAAGAACAGTATCACAAGTCAGAACAGCATCAAAAGTCGAAAACAGCATTGATCTGCCATCGCTTTTTTTTATTGGCCTTAATAGCGACAACCACAGGTTGGTTTTTTTCTTTTAAACTCCACCCGATTGGCAAACTGGACCTTCAAGATGTGATCATCGAAGGTCTCACCCTCTCATGCATTCTTATCTCCTATATCTATATCTTGCGTCTCAAGATTAACTTTTTGCAATTGGGCTGGTCATTATTTACGCTTGGCCGGTTAATTGACTTTTTTGACGAATTTACTTCCGAACCAGAACTCTTCGACACAACACTGGAAGGCATCCTCGTTATAAGCGGCCTTACTCTCGTCGTTGTAGGTTTTTCCCGTGCTTACTCCAGCCTAAAAGATGAAATCGAACTGCGGAAAAAAGCTCAGGATGAACTTAGCGCCATCTTTGAAGCCAGCCCGGTGGGGATAATCAAGATTGACGATGAATTCAGAATCGAGCGCATTAACCGAGCTATGAGGAAGATTTTGGGGTTGAAAGAAGGCGAAGAAACTCTAACCATAGGCACGGATGTAAGGACGATCCCTTCCGTCGGGCAAGCCGGGCTGGATAAACTATTCGATAAATACCGGGAAAACAAAACAGTTGTTCTGGAGACGCCTTTTCGGTCACTTTACGGCAGAGAATGTTATTTGGAAATTGCAGCCAATCCGATAATGAAAAACGGGGACTTCAGGGGTGCTATCATCGTTGTTAAGGATATTACAGAGCGCAAAAGAATCGAAGAGCGGATCAACCACCTTGAGAACATTAGGCGTTGTGTGCTCGACGTTATGTGCACCATCATTGCGGAAAAGAACCCGGAAAAACTGCTTCAGAAGGCCTGCAAAATTTTAACCCAGAAAAGGAGCTACATCTTCGCCTGGCTCGGGATGACCGAAAAAAACACAAAAAGAGTGATACCGGTAGCCAAAGCCGGTTTCGAAGATGGCTACCTGGAAGCAGTAAAGATCACCTGGGATGAGGCGGATACCGGCATGGGTCCTACCGGCAGAGCCGTCAAAACAAGACAACCGAAAGTGGTGAGAAATACTGCCGACGACCCTACTTTCGAGCCCTGGCGCTTTGAAGCAAAAAAGAGGGGCTACGCTTCTTCCGCAGCCATACCTTTGATATATGAAGATGAAGTCTTTGGAGTTCTCAACGTTTATTCCATACACCCGAACGCTTTTGATGACGAAGAAATGGAGCTCCTCCAGATGCTCGCAAAGAGCCTGGCCCATGCCCTCCACAGTCTGGAAACAGAAGAAAAGCTGCGGAAACAGGCCATAAGAGACGGGCTCACAGGTCTTTACAACCGCATTTACTTCACTGAGAGAATCCAGAAAGAGGTAGAACGCGCCAGGCGCTACAGACACCCGCTTTCTTTTGTGATGATGGATGTAAACAACTTCAAAGAAATAAATGACCGTTACTCACACATGGAAGGGGACGAAGTCCTCAAAGAGGTGGCAGAAACTTTGCTGAATTCTGTTCGGGAAATCGACCTCTCTTTCCGCTACGGTGGTGACGAATTCCTGCTGATCATTCCGGAAATAGAAGAATCAGGTGCACAAAAGGTTGTGGAGAGAATCAAAGGCAAGCTGGAGGTCCTTAGTGAAGAAAGGAAAAGCGTTGGCAAACCACCTGTAGAGTTGAGCTTCGGCATCGCCACCTGGAGGCCGGAAACCGGGGAAAAGTGGGAAGAGGTGCTGAAAGAAAGCGATCTTCGGATGTACGAAAACAAAATGAGAAAACAAAGCCCAGGCCCAGCATGA
- a CDS encoding type II toxin-antitoxin system VapC family toxin yields MICYLDTSALVKLYVQEQGSEMVHKLVDEASVVVTSKVAYAEARAALARGFMDGYIEEKDYRQVVAALQNDWPKCLVIEVTDSLVFLAGELAEKYCLRGFDAIHLASAVTLKTQVKKRIAAGCFDDRLWEALRAVDIKVLPERKPSLFLTSKAES; encoded by the coding sequence TTGATCTGCTACCTTGATACCAGCGCTTTGGTGAAACTCTACGTCCAGGAACAGGGCTCGGAGATGGTTCATAAGTTGGTTGACGAAGCCTCCGTGGTGGTCACCAGCAAAGTTGCCTATGCAGAAGCCCGCGCTGCTCTCGCAAGGGGCTTCATGGATGGCTATATAGAGGAAAAGGATTACCGCCAGGTTGTGGCGGCTCTTCAAAACGACTGGCCGAAATGTCTCGTGATAGAAGTCACGGATTCTCTCGTCTTCCTCGCCGGAGAACTGGCCGAAAAATACTGTCTCAGAGGTTTTGACGCCATTCACCTTGCTTCTGCAGTGACTTTGAAGACGCAGGTGAAGAAAAGAATAGCGGCGGGCTGCTTTGACGACAGGTTGTGGGAGGCCTTGCGCGCCGTAGATATCAAAGTGCTGCCGGAGAGGAAACCCTCTCTGTTTTTAACGAGCAAGGCCGAGAGTTGA
- a CDS encoding PIN domain-containing protein, giving the protein MPEKLQRKAKVIDANIVLRFLLNDDPEKAERCSALLQRVESGDEKVFLPDLVIADIVWTLEKFYRQPKARIRELLLPLISLRGMRLSSKSVARNALKWYVEKKHRLDGCFCCR; this is encoded by the coding sequence TTGCCGGAGAAATTGCAAAGGAAGGCCAAGGTGATTGATGCCAATATCGTACTTCGTTTTCTATTGAATGATGACCCTGAAAAGGCCGAACGATGTTCTGCCCTTTTGCAGAGGGTTGAAAGCGGAGACGAGAAAGTATTTTTACCTGATCTGGTTATTGCGGACATAGTATGGACATTGGAAAAGTTTTATCGCCAACCTAAAGCCAGGATAAGGGAATTATTGCTCCCTCTGATCTCACTTCGCGGCATGCGTCTTTCAAGCAAATCGGTGGCCAGGAATGCTCTGAAGTGGTATGTAGAAAAAAAACATAGACTGGACGGATGCTTTTGTTGCCGCTAA
- a CDS encoding VPA1262 family N-terminal domain-containing protein codes for MYKERVSKSSDELEQLIEEFRNFAFSGMVGFYNSCSITSIILSSQKYGWHKNVFTIVVFEELPFRDYRRKYHTKHPVKITNDLRLSVVSQRAMVADAVRLYEDACRKGRWQQPGCPELQIAECNILSKHFVPSSSDVPLNSILKNPHRYPSYVFELFCEKKEFYKKLNPEYALGKISPAVKKLYQAVNDCIPIDLEYISDRWENIIFQFPVNLLKIEARGEKDGEHINVSLRWHPLVVNERRVVNIQLDSKHDKIILGCCNTTVSESSARLRVGTTQGEMSIQVMSRDNNIILYQKAFHLINLIGVSLRNLNHEKVTINVPPRGKRQPAFTYTIQPVSIEHMSSGKIPEWREWVNKRSNLASKRELERRLEFVQYGVGGAQDWERALRDIHQLIKWHGENGVYLWDPFADGRDIISTIFACEINDAPLKVITSFNKFVRKIAVRNGIEICNCEDWMRHLKGFLSKAVQQRKVNLEVRCQHGCRGWKFHDRFLIFPGLEPKVWSLGCSINALGQSHSILMKVEHAQPVLDAFELLWEELDQCVIWP; via the coding sequence TTGTATAAAGAAAGGGTTTCGAAATCATCAGATGAACTGGAACAACTAATTGAAGAATTTCGAAATTTTGCTTTTTCCGGTATGGTTGGATTTTACAATTCCTGTTCTATTACAAGCATTATCCTTTCGTCACAGAAGTATGGATGGCATAAAAATGTTTTTACTATTGTCGTTTTTGAAGAATTACCTTTTCGTGATTATCGCCGAAAATATCATACAAAGCATCCGGTCAAGATTACAAACGACTTGAGATTGTCTGTTGTATCACAACGAGCAATGGTTGCAGATGCGGTTAGACTGTATGAAGATGCTTGCAGAAAAGGAAGATGGCAACAGCCCGGCTGTCCTGAATTGCAAATTGCCGAATGCAATATACTGAGTAAGCATTTTGTTCCCTCATCATCTGATGTTCCCCTTAACAGCATTCTGAAAAATCCTCACCGTTACCCCAGTTATGTTTTTGAACTTTTTTGTGAAAAAAAGGAATTCTATAAGAAATTAAATCCTGAATATGCTTTAGGAAAGATATCGCCTGCTGTAAAAAAACTATACCAAGCAGTCAATGACTGTATACCAATCGACCTGGAGTATATAAGTGACCGTTGGGAAAATATTATCTTTCAGTTTCCTGTGAACTTGTTAAAAATAGAGGCACGCGGCGAAAAAGATGGTGAGCATATAAATGTATCGCTACGCTGGCATCCTCTAGTTGTGAATGAACGGCGAGTTGTTAATATTCAGTTGGATTCAAAGCATGATAAGATCATCCTGGGTTGCTGCAACACGACTGTATCTGAATCTTCTGCAAGATTAAGAGTAGGAACAACCCAGGGAGAGATGTCTATCCAAGTGATGAGCAGAGATAATAATATTATCTTATACCAGAAAGCATTTCACTTGATTAATTTAATTGGGGTGTCTCTCCGTAATTTGAATCATGAAAAGGTGACAATTAATGTTCCTCCCCGTGGTAAACGGCAGCCCGCATTCACTTATACAATTCAGCCGGTTTCTATAGAACATATGTCAAGTGGTAAAATCCCAGAGTGGCGTGAATGGGTTAATAAAAGATCAAATCTGGCTTCGAAAAGAGAACTGGAAAGACGTCTGGAGTTCGTGCAATATGGTGTGGGAGGAGCCCAGGATTGGGAAAGGGCACTTCGAGATATACATCAACTGATCAAATGGCACGGCGAAAATGGGGTTTACCTCTGGGATCCTTTCGCTGATGGCAGGGATATTATTTCAACAATATTTGCGTGTGAGATCAATGATGCCCCTCTCAAAGTGATAACATCATTTAACAAATTTGTCAGGAAAATTGCCGTAAGAAATGGTATTGAAATTTGCAATTGCGAGGATTGGATGCGTCATTTAAAAGGATTTTTATCAAAAGCTGTACAGCAAAGAAAAGTTAATCTGGAAGTCCGCTGTCAGCATGGCTGCCGGGGATGGAAATTTCATGATAGATTTTTGATCTTTCCCGGTCTTGAACCAAAGGTATGGTCACTGGGCTGTTCGATAAATGCTCTCGGCCAATCACATAGCATTTTGATGAAAGTGGAGCATGCTCAGCCTGTGCTGGATGCTTTTGAACTTCTTTGGGAGGAACTCGATCAGTGCGTCATATGGCCTTAG
- a CDS encoding AbrB/MazE/SpoVT family DNA-binding domain-containing protein → MPYIATVSQKGWVVIPKELRAKLKIRPGSKVLLVEGEEGLVITPLPEDPIAAFRGMLKGFPLVEELLEARKEEAAREELRAGQLRGAGVLPG, encoded by the coding sequence ATGCCTTATATTGCTACCGTATCACAAAAAGGGTGGGTGGTCATACCGAAGGAACTCCGCGCCAAACTCAAGATCCGCCCGGGAAGCAAGGTCCTCCTCGTGGAAGGGGAGGAGGGCCTGGTGATCACACCTCTCCCCGAGGACCCGATTGCTGCTTTCAGGGGAATGCTCAAGGGTTTTCCCTTGGTGGAAGAGTTGCTGGAGGCCAGGAAGGAGGAAGCTGCCCGTGAAGAGCTACGTGCTGGACAGCTACGCGGTGCTGGCGTACTTCCAGGATGA
- a CDS encoding type II toxin-antitoxin system VapC family toxin, whose product MIKMLKRAIRGALLDTDFLIDLNRSKRNQWRQRAEKLLHDINSEELFVSSVTVIEFLTGIPENRQAEAQNMLEELYCYATPTYKEAALAVRLRCDWLAKGHTLSVADVVNAAIAISRNLTLVTRNPARYPFDQLTILSW is encoded by the coding sequence ATGATTAAAATGCTCAAAAGAGCAATCCGTGGAGCCTTGCTTGATACCGACTTCTTAATCGATTTAAATCGTAGCAAGCGCAACCAATGGCGGCAAAGGGCGGAAAAACTATTGCATGACATTAATTCGGAAGAACTGTTTGTATCCAGTGTTACAGTAATTGAATTTTTGACCGGGATTCCAGAAAATAGGCAAGCAGAGGCCCAAAACATGCTCGAGGAACTATACTGTTATGCCACACCAACTTATAAAGAGGCTGCTTTAGCCGTGAGACTCCGTTGTGACTGGCTGGCGAAAGGCCACACATTATCTGTAGCAGACGTGGTCAACGCTGCCATCGCTATATCCCGGAACCTGACCCTCGTTACGCGGAATCCTGCTCGTTATCCGTTTGACCAACTAACAATTCTGAGCTGGTGA
- a CDS encoding PIN domain-containing protein: MSEKIKVFLDASCWIAAAGSPSGGLAAILKLARAGYLKIVATKEILWEAERNIKTKMGKEALLRYYQELGTTEVEIVDQPTPEEKAQWKSMVAEKDCHVLAGAYKAAADFLVSLDKRHILTEKVKEGFPIPVKDTGEFLEGLVSELTKED; this comes from the coding sequence ATGAGCGAAAAAATCAAGGTTTTCTTAGATGCGAGTTGCTGGATAGCGGCTGCGGGTTCTCCTAGTGGCGGGTTGGCAGCAATCCTCAAACTTGCAAGGGCGGGTTACCTCAAAATTGTGGCTACCAAGGAGATCCTTTGGGAGGCTGAGCGGAACATAAAGACCAAAATGGGCAAGGAGGCTCTACTGCGCTACTATCAGGAACTTGGGACCACGGAAGTAGAGATAGTAGACCAACCTACACCAGAAGAAAAAGCCCAATGGAAAAGTATGGTTGCAGAAAAGGATTGCCATGTGCTTGCTGGTGCTTATAAGGCAGCAGCGGATTTCTTGGTTTCTTTGGATAAACGCCATATACTGACCGAGAAAGTGAAAGAAGGGTTTCCTATACCTGTTAAGGATACTGGCGAATTTCTAGAAGGCCTAGTTTCAGAGCTAACGAAAGAAGATTGA
- a CDS encoding type II toxin-antitoxin system VapC family toxin: MKSYVLDSYAVLAYFQDEEGAAQVEGLLREAAAGKASLILSAVNLGEVAYVTQRKAGAGGRRKLLSALDALPVTVVDADRGLALAAAEIKAKHAVSYADCFALALARRSGGTVVTGDPEFKKAEGVAPVHWLPEKPKQR; encoded by the coding sequence GTGAAGAGCTACGTGCTGGACAGCTACGCGGTGCTGGCGTACTTCCAGGATGAAGAAGGAGCAGCCCAGGTGGAGGGACTGCTCCGGGAAGCCGCTGCAGGGAAAGCATCCCTGATCCTGTCCGCCGTCAACCTTGGGGAGGTCGCCTACGTTACCCAGCGGAAGGCCGGGGCGGGAGGCAGGCGCAAACTTCTGTCTGCGCTGGATGCCCTTCCGGTTACGGTTGTAGACGCCGACCGGGGCCTTGCCCTCGCAGCGGCGGAGATCAAGGCAAAACACGCCGTTTCTTACGCCGACTGCTTCGCGCTCGCCCTGGCCCGGCGCAGCGGGGGAACTGTGGTAACGGGTGACCCCGAGTTTAAAAAGGCGGAGGGGGTCGCACCGGTTCACTGGCTCCCGGAAAAACCCAAACAGCGCTAA
- a CDS encoding YlcI/YnfO family protein produces MANPGKNSKITAVRLPLNILKEIDAIAGKGNRSKFILSSIEKELKRQKRLAYVQKEEGFISGELVPDRRPEEGDDTLAFINRLREKNVRSDD; encoded by the coding sequence ATGGCCAACCCCGGTAAGAACTCAAAAATAACGGCAGTAAGGTTGCCTCTCAATATTCTCAAAGAAATTGATGCGATAGCGGGCAAAGGAAACCGCTCAAAATTTATCCTCTCCTCCATTGAGAAAGAATTAAAGAGGCAAAAACGCCTGGCTTACGTCCAAAAAGAAGAAGGCTTCATTAGTGGTGAACTGGTACCTGACAGAAGGCCGGAAGAAGGGGATGATACATTGGCTTTTATCAACCGCTTGCGCGAAAAGAATGTAAGGTCGGATGATTAA
- a CDS encoding AbrB/MazE/SpoVT family DNA-binding domain-containing protein, with product MPIAKVSSKGQVTIPAEIRKFLGVTPGSRLRFVIRGDVVQIEKDGKGIAALKGSLQVDGEQDFLKARHHAMGEVAGEIAKEGQGD from the coding sequence ATGCCAATTGCAAAAGTTTCGTCAAAAGGCCAGGTAACCATTCCGGCAGAAATACGCAAATTTTTAGGGGTCACACCGGGTTCCCGCCTTCGTTTTGTTATCAGAGGAGACGTTGTGCAGATTGAAAAAGACGGCAAGGGTATAGCCGCTCTGAAAGGCAGCTTGCAGGTTGATGGGGAACAGGACTTCTTGAAGGCGCGCCACCACGCTATGGGGGAGGTTGCCGGAGAAATTGCAAAGGAAGGCCAAGGTGATTGA